TTTAACAAGAAGCAATAGATAAACTATATCCAGTATTGGGGAATTAGGGATGATTAAGGGAAAGCAAATATTATTGCGTCATGTTCAATTTAGTGATATCAATGATCTATATGAGTATAGTTCTCAAAAAGACGTTGCACGGTCCGCGGGATTTATTCAGAGTGGTAATTATCTGTCAGCTAAGGATTTCTATGCTGAATTAGATAATGAGTTGGCATGGGTAATAGCTCTTGAAAATGGTAAGGTTATCGGAAATGTTTGTTTATATGAACAAGAATTTGATGATGCAGAGCAAATTGAAAAACGGGTTGCTGTAGGCTATGCGCTCAATAATAAATATTGGAATAAGGGTTATATGTCTGAGGCGTTAAGAAGATTGATAGAATGGATCAAAAAAAATCATAAATCAATAGAGGTCATTGAAGGATATGTTTCCGTTCAAAATATTGCATCACAACGCGTATTGGAAAAAGCAGGATTTGTAGTTTCAGCAATTATGGAAATTCCTTACTTTGACGAACAACTTATGAAGAAAAAAGTAATAGCTTATGAAAAAAAATTAAGAGAGGAAGAAATTGAAGATGCAACTAACTAAAGGATTTGAGCAGGCAGCATGTATTATTGCGCTTTTAGCGACTCAAAAAAGAGATGTGCCATTATCGTCACAGATGATTCATGAGAGGATTAAAGGTTCCCAGACTTATTTGCAAAAGATAATGCGTAAGTTAGTAGTTGCTGGATTAATAACGTCTGTTTCAGGCAATAGCGGTGGCTTTTCTCTGGCAAAGGATCCAAAGGAAATAACTTTTCTTCAAATTATAAATGCAACAGAAGGAGACATAAAAACTTACCCCGATTTAGGTTTTCTTGACTTGGTGTTTAAAGATTTTTTACCAATCTCACATGAAGCAACACATGTAATTGGTGAACTTTTTCAAGAAGCTGATAAACGTTGGTGTGAGTATTTAAGTAAGAAGACTGTTCATGACATAATTCGTGAGACTTTTGGAAATCGTCAAGTTAAGTTAGTAGACTGGAATAATCCAGATGTTACAAAAAATCAAGAAATGACCGACTTGTTAAAGGATATTAAGTATTGAGAAAAAAACTATTGAGTGGCTTTTTTGCAAAGTTACCCCTTTAACAAAGCAAACTTTTTTTAATCTATTCAATTCTCTAATTACAAGTAATTGCTTACATAGATGATAATTATTTTGTTCACAAGAAAAAAACAAGCTAGTATTTAATAGTTCTCAATGCTATCATAATCCTTGAATTTACAAGCATCATTTATTGAATGATGCAGATGAGCTAGTCTGATTTGATTAAAAAGGAGTTTTGCTACAATGGAAGACAAGGAAAAATATTATGGAGCTGACGCATTGATCGATAGTCTTGCAAACCACGATGTTGAATATGTATTCGGTATCCCTGGTGCAAAAATTGATCGTGTATTTGAAAAATTGGAACATCCGACTAATCCCAAAGCACCTAAATTGATTTTGACACGTCATGAACAAAACGCTGCATTTATGGCCGCAGGTATTGGACGAATTACAGGTAAACCGGGTGTTGTTTTGACAACTTCGGGACCTGGTGCAAGTAATCTTGCAACTGGGCTTGTTACAGCGACCGCTGAAGGAGATCCAGTGTTGGCTATTTCTGGGCAGGTTCAAAGAACTGACTTGCTTCGTTTAACACATCAAAGTATGGATAATGCTGCTTTATTTGCACCAATCACAAAATATAGTGCTGAAGTACAAGATCCCGATAATATTTCAGAAGTTGTCGCCAA
Above is a window of Liquorilactobacillus hordei DSM 19519 DNA encoding:
- a CDS encoding GNAT family N-acetyltransferase; translation: MIKGKQILLRHVQFSDINDLYEYSSQKDVARSAGFIQSGNYLSAKDFYAELDNELAWVIALENGKVIGNVCLYEQEFDDAEQIEKRVAVGYALNNKYWNKGYMSEALRRLIEWIKKNHKSIEVIEGYVSVQNIASQRVLEKAGFVVSAIMEIPYFDEQLMKKKVIAYEKKLREEEIEDATN
- a CDS encoding Rrf2 family transcriptional regulator, yielding MQLTKGFEQAACIIALLATQKRDVPLSSQMIHERIKGSQTYLQKIMRKLVVAGLITSVSGNSGGFSLAKDPKEITFLQIINATEGDIKTYPDLGFLDLVFKDFLPISHEATHVIGELFQEADKRWCEYLSKKTVHDIIRETFGNRQVKLVDWNNPDVTKNQEMTDLLKDIKY